One stretch of Amycolatopsis sp. NBC_00345 DNA includes these proteins:
- a CDS encoding ABC transporter substrate-binding protein produces MARWTKVAAVLAAATLAGACSQPANTTTSGVGDKDVATGGRLFSTADAETAKLKADVGPGVFPRTVTHALGQTKLEKKPTRVVVLDSGELDDVLALGVTPVGMATTAGQTGVPSYLADRVKGIPAVGDINNLNLEKIASLQPDLILGSKLRANDLYPQLSKIGPTVFSIRPGFPWKENFLLVAAALGDENPAVAALNDYQKKADEVKAGITGAPKISLLRFLSGNIRLYGNLSFIGVILKDVGLARPANQNINELAAQISKERIDEADADWIFYSSYGAGPSPDEKAVTSSGLWAGLGAVKAKHAIPVDDEVWFLGLGPIGAMRVLDDLKKYLG; encoded by the coding sequence ATGGCCAGATGGACCAAGGTGGCCGCCGTGCTCGCCGCCGCCACCCTCGCCGGCGCCTGCAGCCAGCCCGCCAACACCACGACCTCCGGGGTGGGCGACAAGGACGTCGCCACCGGCGGGCGGCTCTTCTCCACGGCGGACGCCGAAACCGCGAAGCTCAAGGCCGACGTCGGCCCGGGCGTCTTCCCGCGCACGGTGACCCACGCGCTGGGGCAGACGAAGCTGGAGAAGAAGCCCACGCGCGTCGTCGTGCTGGACAGCGGTGAACTCGACGACGTGCTGGCGCTCGGCGTCACGCCCGTCGGCATGGCCACCACCGCGGGCCAGACCGGGGTGCCGTCGTACCTCGCCGACCGGGTCAAGGGGATCCCGGCGGTCGGCGACATCAACAACCTGAACCTGGAGAAGATCGCGTCACTGCAGCCGGACCTGATCCTCGGCAGCAAGCTGCGCGCGAACGACCTGTACCCGCAGCTGTCGAAGATCGGGCCGACGGTGTTCAGCATCCGCCCCGGCTTCCCGTGGAAGGAGAACTTCCTGCTGGTGGCGGCGGCCCTCGGCGACGAGAACCCGGCCGTCGCGGCGCTGAACGACTACCAGAAGAAGGCCGACGAGGTGAAGGCCGGGATCACCGGCGCGCCCAAGATCTCGTTGCTGCGCTTCCTGTCCGGCAACATCCGGCTGTACGGGAACCTGTCGTTCATCGGCGTCATCCTCAAGGACGTCGGACTGGCGCGCCCGGCCAACCAGAACATCAACGAACTCGCCGCGCAGATCTCGAAGGAGCGCATCGACGAGGCCGACGCCGACTGGATCTTCTACTCCAGCTACGGCGCGGGCCCCTCACCGGACGAGAAGGCGGTGACTTCGAGCGGCCTGTGGGCCGGCCTCGGCGCGGTCAAGGCGAAACACGCCATCCCGGTCGACGACGAGGTCTGGTTCCTCGGCCTCGGCCCGATCGGTGCAATGCGCGTACTGGACGACCTGAAGAAGTACCTGGGTTAG
- a CDS encoding ABC transporter ATP-binding protein — protein sequence MTPTLRTEHLSLGYGPVTVVDDLTAAIPEGRVTMIVGTNACGKSTLLRGLARLLSPSAGAVYLDGKSISSLRSKDVATVLGLLPQSPTAPEGITVADLVGRGRYPHQGLFRRWTAEDDEAVARAMLATDTVELASRPVDELSGGQRQRVWIAMALAQRTPLLLLDEPTTFLDISHQIEVLDLLSDLNRADGTTVVIVLHDLNLAARYGDHLIAMKAGRIAAEGAPGDILTAELVEDVFGLPCRIIDDPVSGTPMVVPIGRHRAGPPATRS from the coding sequence TTGACCCCCACCTTGCGCACCGAGCACCTGAGCCTCGGCTACGGCCCGGTGACGGTCGTGGACGACCTCACCGCGGCGATCCCCGAAGGCCGGGTCACGATGATCGTCGGGACCAACGCCTGCGGGAAGTCGACGCTGCTGCGCGGCCTCGCCCGCCTGCTCAGCCCGTCCGCCGGCGCCGTGTACCTCGACGGGAAGAGCATCTCCTCCTTGCGCAGCAAGGATGTCGCGACGGTGCTGGGCCTGCTGCCGCAGTCGCCGACCGCGCCGGAGGGCATCACCGTCGCCGACCTGGTCGGCCGCGGCCGCTACCCGCACCAGGGCCTCTTCCGCCGCTGGACCGCCGAGGACGACGAGGCCGTGGCCCGCGCGATGCTCGCCACCGACACCGTCGAGCTGGCGAGCCGTCCGGTCGACGAGCTTTCCGGCGGGCAGCGGCAGCGGGTGTGGATCGCGATGGCGCTGGCGCAGCGGACGCCGTTGCTGCTGCTCGACGAGCCCACCACGTTCCTCGACATCAGTCACCAGATCGAGGTGCTGGACCTGTTGTCGGACCTGAACCGCGCGGACGGCACCACGGTGGTCATCGTGCTGCACGACCTCAACCTCGCCGCCCGCTACGGCGATCACCTGATCGCCATGAAGGCCGGGCGGATCGCCGCCGAGGGCGCGCCCGGGGACATCCTCACCGCCGAACTGGTCGAGGACGTGTTCGGCCTGCCGTGCCGGATCATCGACGACCCCGTGTCCGGCACCCCCATGGTCGTCCCGATCGGCCGGCACCGCGCCGGCCCGCCCGCCACCCGGTCCTAG
- a CDS encoding FecCD family ABC transporter permease, translating into MSAPLAEAVRVVRTARRHGAARARVVSLVLAVALVVVFALSLAVGDFTVPLGDLPGILLGDGTGGGAYVVTELRLPRAVTGLLVGVAFGLAGALFQRLLRNPLASPDVIGVTQGASAAAVLCIVLFGVSGAVVSAAALGGALVTGTVIYLLARRGGVSGYRLVLIGVGVGAVLTSVVSYLMTWADVTLAQQALVWLTGNLNGRGWDHVVPLAIALVVLVPAALVLGRALTGLQLGDDTAAGLGLRVERTRLLLLVVATAFAAFATAAAGPVAFVAFVANPIATRLTGGARTGLVPPALTGALVTLLGDFAAQHLLGSQLPVGVVTGAVGAPYLLLLLATANRAGRV; encoded by the coding sequence GTGAGCGCGCCGCTCGCCGAGGCCGTCCGCGTGGTCAGGACGGCCCGGCGCCACGGGGCCGCGCGCGCCCGGGTCGTCTCGCTCGTGCTGGCCGTGGCCCTGGTGGTGGTCTTCGCGCTTTCGCTGGCTGTCGGCGACTTCACCGTGCCGCTCGGCGACCTGCCCGGCATCCTGCTGGGCGACGGCACCGGCGGCGGCGCGTACGTGGTGACGGAGCTGCGCCTGCCGCGGGCCGTCACGGGCCTGCTCGTGGGTGTCGCGTTCGGACTCGCGGGCGCGCTTTTCCAGCGCCTGCTGCGGAACCCGCTGGCGAGCCCCGACGTGATCGGGGTGACGCAGGGCGCGAGCGCCGCGGCCGTGCTGTGCATCGTCCTGTTCGGCGTGTCCGGCGCGGTGGTCTCGGCCGCGGCGCTCGGCGGCGCGCTCGTCACCGGCACGGTGATCTACCTGCTCGCGCGCCGCGGCGGGGTGAGCGGCTACCGGCTCGTGCTGATCGGCGTCGGCGTCGGCGCGGTGCTGACCAGCGTCGTCTCGTACCTGATGACCTGGGCCGACGTCACGCTCGCGCAGCAGGCGCTGGTGTGGCTCACCGGGAACCTCAACGGGCGCGGCTGGGACCACGTCGTGCCGCTCGCGATCGCGCTGGTGGTGCTGGTGCCCGCGGCGCTGGTGCTCGGCCGCGCGCTCACCGGGCTGCAGCTCGGCGACGACACGGCGGCGGGCCTCGGCCTGCGCGTCGAGCGGACCCGGCTCCTGCTGCTCGTGGTGGCGACGGCGTTCGCCGCGTTCGCGACCGCGGCGGCGGGCCCGGTGGCGTTCGTCGCGTTCGTGGCCAACCCGATCGCGACCCGGCTGACCGGCGGCGCCCGGACCGGCCTCGTCCCGCCCGCGCTCACCGGCGCGCTCGTGACCCTGCTCGGCGACTTCGCCGCGCAGCACCTGCTCGGCTCGCAGCTGCCGGTCGGGGTCGTCACGGGCGCGGTCGGCGCGCCGTACCTGCTCCTGCTGCTCGCGACCGCGAACCGCGCCGGCCGAGTCTGA
- a CDS encoding FecCD family ABC transporter permease — protein MADRARPRALSLTSGLVVLAVALVLAVLLSIAVGSRGLSFAAVLDALFHFDAANPDHLVVRELRLPRTLAGVLAGVALGLSGAVIQGATRNPLADPGLLGVNAGAALFVVLGISTLGITSVTGYVWFGFAGAAAAGAVVYGISALGRVGATPMKLALAGAAVTAALQSVTSGLLLTDATTFDQYRFWQVGSLTGRDEATITQAVPFIVVGVVLALVSARMLNALALGEDVARALGQNVAVARVVCALAVVVLCGSATAIAGPIAFVGLTVPHVARLITGPDHRWLLPYSALISPLLLLVSDVVGRVVARPAEVQVGIVTAVIGAPLFIVLVCRRKLVTV, from the coding sequence GTGGCTGACCGTGCCCGGCCGAGAGCGCTTTCCCTGACGTCCGGGCTGGTTGTGCTCGCCGTCGCGCTGGTGCTGGCCGTGCTGCTCAGCATCGCCGTCGGGTCGCGGGGACTGTCCTTTGCGGCCGTCCTCGACGCACTGTTCCACTTCGACGCCGCCAATCCCGATCACCTCGTGGTCCGCGAGCTGCGCCTGCCGAGGACACTCGCCGGGGTGCTCGCGGGAGTCGCGCTGGGACTGTCCGGCGCCGTCATCCAAGGCGCCACGCGGAATCCGCTCGCCGACCCCGGCCTGCTCGGGGTGAACGCCGGCGCCGCGCTGTTCGTGGTGCTGGGCATCAGCACGCTCGGTATCACCAGCGTCACCGGCTACGTCTGGTTCGGCTTCGCGGGCGCGGCGGCCGCCGGTGCCGTGGTGTACGGGATCAGCGCGCTCGGCCGCGTCGGCGCGACACCGATGAAGCTCGCCCTCGCGGGTGCGGCGGTGACGGCCGCGCTCCAGTCCGTGACGAGCGGGCTGCTGCTCACCGACGCCACGACGTTCGACCAGTACCGGTTCTGGCAGGTCGGCTCGCTCACCGGCCGGGACGAGGCCACGATCACCCAGGCCGTCCCGTTCATCGTCGTCGGCGTGGTGCTGGCGCTGGTGTCCGCGCGGATGCTGAACGCGCTGGCGCTGGGGGAGGACGTCGCCCGCGCGCTGGGCCAGAACGTCGCCGTCGCGCGCGTGGTCTGCGCGCTCGCCGTGGTCGTCCTTTGTGGATCCGCGACGGCGATCGCGGGCCCGATCGCGTTCGTCGGCCTGACCGTGCCGCACGTGGCGCGGCTGATCACCGGGCCGGACCACCGGTGGCTGCTGCCGTACTCGGCGCTGATCTCGCCGTTGCTGCTGCTGGTGTCCGATGTGGTCGGCCGGGTCGTCGCGCGCCCCGCCGAGGTGCAGGTGGGCATCGTCACCGCGGTGATCGGGGCGCCGCTGTTCATCGTGCTGGTGTGCCGCCGGAAGCTGGTGACGGTGTGA
- a CDS encoding histone-like nucleoid-structuring protein Lsr2 — MAQKVHVEMVDDIDGSIAEQTVPFSLDGVSYEIDLSEDNAAALRDELARYVAASRRTGGRKVRLAAGQAPRPTSSAADRERNRLMREWAEANGFAVSDRGRLPAEIVKAYEEREEIVEVEEAPAKPARKRAPRKKANA; from the coding sequence ATGGCGCAGAAGGTTCACGTCGAGATGGTCGACGACATCGACGGCAGCATCGCCGAGCAGACCGTCCCGTTCAGTCTCGACGGTGTTAGTTACGAGATCGACTTGTCGGAAGACAACGCCGCCGCCCTTCGTGACGAGCTGGCCCGTTACGTGGCCGCCTCCCGCCGGACCGGTGGCCGCAAGGTCCGGCTGGCCGCGGGCCAGGCCCCGCGTCCGACGTCGTCCGCGGCCGACCGCGAGCGCAACCGCCTCATGCGCGAGTGGGCGGAGGCCAACGGCTTCGCGGTCTCCGACCGGGGCAGGCTGCCGGCCGAGATCGTCAAGGCCTACGAGGAGCGCGAGGAAATCGTGGAGGTCGAAGAGGCCCCCGCCAAGCCCGCCCGCAAGCGTGCCCCGCGCAAGAAGGCGAACGCCTGA
- a CDS encoding GNAT family N-acetyltransferase: MTNWTETPRLRLRPFTPGDAADLAALHGDPEVMRFIDDGRPVPREVVENSTLPGFLAEYRERSHEHGCFVAEETGTGRFLGWFSARPAVSAGLDGGIELGYRLRPAVWGRGFATEGLRAVVDRVFTGPGVERVVATTMTVNTRSRRVLEKAGLRHVRTFFLEWPEYLEGAEHGDVEYALSREEWGV, translated from the coding sequence GTGACGAACTGGACCGAAACGCCACGGCTGCGCCTGCGCCCGTTCACGCCGGGCGACGCAGCCGATCTCGCCGCGCTTCACGGCGACCCGGAGGTGATGCGGTTCATCGACGACGGGCGCCCGGTGCCGCGCGAGGTCGTCGAGAACTCGACGCTTCCGGGGTTCCTCGCGGAATACCGCGAGCGGTCCCACGAGCACGGTTGTTTCGTCGCGGAGGAAACCGGGACGGGCCGGTTCCTGGGCTGGTTCTCCGCTCGCCCCGCCGTGAGTGCCGGGCTGGACGGCGGCATCGAACTGGGCTATCGCCTGCGGCCGGCGGTGTGGGGACGCGGTTTCGCGACCGAAGGGCTGCGCGCGGTGGTCGACCGGGTTTTCACCGGTCCCGGCGTCGAACGGGTCGTCGCCACCACGATGACCGTCAACACGCGTTCCCGGCGGGTGCTGGAGAAGGCCGGGCTCAGGCACGTGCGCACCTTCTTCCTCGAGTGGCCGGAATACCTCGAAGGCGCGGAACACGGGGATGTCGAGTACGCCCTGTCCAGAGAGGAATGGGGCGTGTGA
- a CDS encoding phospholipase C: MDTGIGRRRRRSRRLLGAGALASAAALVIVTGSAATSADAQPLRPQPASWLPTLTPIKHVVVIFGENISFDHYFGSYPNATNENGTPFQAARNTPKVNGLSPQLMTDNPNAYNPKRLGPDQALTCDQNHGYGAEQAAFNGGKMDKFVEKTETDKCTGQPVLFGEPGLVMDYYDGNTVTGMWNYAQNYALSDNSFNTVFGPSTPGAINLISGQTHGMQAVDPVTHEPATDAYVTQSPDAKGVGTVINDPDPAWDDCSDKNHTATDNLGAMQGRNVGDLLNSRHVTWGWFQGGFKPTGTANGYAQCGAQHANVGAQSSVDYSPHHEPFQYYASTANPHHLAPSSVQAIGQTDRANHQYDVSDFNDSLKAGSMPAVSFLKAPEYQDGHAGYSDPLDEQQFVVNEINQIQKSPDWRSTAVVLAYDDSDGWYDHVGATVVNGSKDASQDQSVCTGKPTTQGKYADRCGYGPRLPMLVISPYSKVNYVDHTRTDQTSVLQFIEDNWFAGRVGDSSFDSRSGGLWNMFNFWWPQAGKLPLDPKTGAAAPGGHH; encoded by the coding sequence GTGGACACAGGAATCGGCAGACGGCGCCGCCGGTCACGGCGGCTGCTCGGCGCCGGCGCGCTCGCTTCGGCGGCCGCGCTGGTGATCGTCACCGGCTCCGCGGCGACGTCGGCGGACGCCCAGCCGCTGCGCCCCCAGCCCGCGTCGTGGCTGCCGACGCTCACCCCGATCAAGCACGTCGTGGTGATCTTCGGCGAGAACATCTCGTTCGACCACTACTTCGGCAGCTACCCGAACGCGACCAACGAGAACGGCACCCCGTTCCAGGCCGCGCGCAACACCCCGAAGGTCAACGGGCTTTCGCCGCAGCTCATGACGGACAACCCGAACGCCTACAACCCCAAGCGGCTCGGCCCCGACCAGGCGCTGACCTGCGACCAGAACCACGGTTACGGCGCGGAGCAGGCCGCCTTCAACGGCGGCAAGATGGACAAGTTCGTCGAGAAGACCGAGACGGACAAGTGCACCGGGCAGCCCGTGCTGTTCGGCGAGCCGGGCCTGGTGATGGACTACTACGACGGCAACACCGTCACCGGCATGTGGAACTACGCGCAGAACTACGCGCTGAGCGACAACTCGTTCAACACCGTGTTCGGCCCGTCCACCCCGGGCGCGATCAACCTGATCTCGGGCCAGACGCACGGCATGCAGGCGGTCGACCCGGTCACCCACGAGCCGGCCACGGACGCCTACGTCACCCAGTCGCCGGACGCCAAGGGCGTCGGCACGGTCATCAACGACCCGGACCCGGCGTGGGACGACTGCTCCGACAAGAACCACACCGCCACCGACAACCTCGGCGCGATGCAGGGCCGCAACGTCGGTGACCTGCTCAACTCGCGGCACGTCACGTGGGGCTGGTTCCAGGGCGGCTTCAAGCCCACCGGCACCGCGAACGGTTACGCGCAGTGCGGCGCGCAGCACGCGAACGTGGGCGCCCAGTCCTCCGTGGACTACAGCCCGCACCACGAGCCGTTCCAGTACTACGCGTCCACGGCGAACCCGCACCACCTGGCGCCGTCCTCGGTGCAGGCGATCGGCCAGACCGACCGCGCGAACCACCAGTACGACGTCAGCGACTTCAACGACTCGCTGAAGGCCGGCTCGATGCCCGCGGTGAGCTTCCTCAAGGCGCCCGAATACCAGGACGGCCACGCGGGCTACTCCGACCCGCTGGACGAGCAGCAGTTCGTCGTGAACGAGATCAACCAGATCCAGAAGTCGCCGGACTGGCGCTCCACCGCCGTCGTGCTCGCCTACGACGACTCGGACGGCTGGTACGACCACGTCGGCGCGACGGTCGTGAACGGCTCGAAGGACGCCTCGCAGGACCAGTCGGTCTGCACCGGCAAGCCGACCACGCAGGGCAAGTACGCGGACCGCTGCGGTTACGGCCCGCGCCTGCCGATGCTGGTCATCTCGCCGTACAGCAAGGTGAACTACGTCGACCACACCCGGACCGACCAGACCTCGGTGCTGCAGTTCATCGAGGACAACTGGTTCGCCGGCCGCGTGGGCGACTCCTCGTTCGACAGCCGGTCCGGCGGGCTGTGGAACATGTTCAACTTCTGGTGGCCGCAGGCGGGCAAGCTCCCGCTGGACCCGAAGACGGGGGCGGCCGCTCCCGGCGGTCACCACTGA
- the efeB gene encoding iron uptake transporter deferrochelatase/peroxidase subunit: MSTESSRRHFLRRTVVGAGLTAVAGVGVGASAATAAGQGSQNSQNSQDSEAVPFHGARQAAILRQPPAQSVVASFDVIAENRAELTELFREITDRSRFLTTGGAPAALGITAPPADSGVLGPVVPPGSLGVVLGAGSSLFDGRYGLADRKPAKLKPMTMFPNDALDAAQCHGDLSLTLSAESTDTVLHALRDITRATCGGMQLRWKINGFSSQPRPSGTPRNLMGFKDGIANPAESEMDRLVWVSGGGEPAWTTGGSYQVVRLIRMLVEFWDRVSLTEQENMFGRRRDTGAPLDGANEQDVPRYADDPVGTVIPLTSHIRKANPRTAETDNSRILRRAVNYDRGVDVNGNLDMGLVFLCYQQDLERQFEAVQKRLVDEPLVDYISPFGGGYFFALPGVTGPDDHFGRALLA; the protein is encoded by the coding sequence ATGAGCACCGAATCCTCGCGCCGCCATTTCCTGCGCCGCACCGTTGTCGGCGCCGGGCTGACGGCCGTCGCCGGGGTCGGGGTGGGGGCCTCGGCGGCGACCGCGGCCGGCCAAGGCAGCCAAAACAGCCAAAACAGCCAGGACAGTGAAGCGGTCCCGTTCCACGGTGCCCGCCAGGCCGCGATCCTGCGGCAGCCGCCCGCGCAGAGCGTGGTCGCGTCGTTCGACGTGATCGCGGAGAACCGCGCGGAGCTGACCGAGCTGTTCCGGGAGATCACCGACCGCTCGCGGTTCCTGACCACGGGCGGGGCCCCGGCCGCGCTCGGCATCACCGCGCCGCCGGCCGACTCCGGTGTGCTCGGTCCCGTGGTGCCGCCGGGCAGCCTCGGCGTGGTGCTCGGCGCCGGCTCGTCGCTGTTCGACGGCCGGTACGGGCTGGCGGACCGCAAGCCGGCGAAGCTCAAGCCGATGACGATGTTCCCGAACGACGCGCTCGACGCGGCGCAGTGCCACGGCGACCTGTCGCTCACCCTCTCCGCCGAGTCCACCGACACCGTGCTGCACGCGCTTCGCGACATCACCCGCGCCACCTGCGGCGGCATGCAGCTGCGCTGGAAGATCAACGGGTTCAGCTCGCAGCCGCGACCGTCCGGCACCCCGCGCAACCTGATGGGGTTCAAGGACGGCATCGCCAACCCGGCCGAGTCCGAAATGGACCGTCTGGTGTGGGTGTCCGGGGGCGGCGAGCCCGCGTGGACCACCGGCGGCAGCTACCAGGTGGTGCGGCTGATCCGGATGCTGGTGGAGTTCTGGGACCGCGTGTCGCTCACCGAGCAGGAGAACATGTTCGGCCGGCGGCGCGACACCGGCGCCCCGCTCGACGGCGCGAACGAGCAGGACGTGCCGCGCTACGCCGACGACCCGGTGGGCACGGTCATCCCGCTGACCAGCCACATCCGCAAGGCGAACCCGCGCACCGCCGAGACCGACAACAGCCGGATCCTGCGCCGCGCGGTCAACTACGACCGCGGCGTGGACGTGAACGGCAACCTGGACATGGGCCTGGTTTTCCTCTGCTACCAGCAGGACCTCGAGCGGCAGTTCGAGGCGGTCCAGAAGCGGCTCGTGGACGAGCCGCTGGTCGACTACATCTCCCCGTTCGGCGGCGGTTACTTCTTCGCGCTGCCCGGGGTCACCGGTCCCGACGACCACTTCGGCCGGGCGTTGCTCGCCTGA
- a CDS encoding EfeM/EfeO family lipoprotein gives MPGSLRARWVVGAVGVVLVAGIAVAVWPDGASAQDPEITISRSSCGQGWTDPRPGAQTFTLHNTGSVTSEVDLIDPGTGVVYGEVEGLGAGTTRPLPVTLGNGKYAFRCLPEDASAIVGPVSTVSGGAERGPGVAPVTSNDLLQPLKTYQAHVTQGLVQLVGDIAPVKDAVHRGDRAGAQTAWLTAHLTYERLGAAYDAFGDSDGALNGTTAGLPDGVSDPGFTGFHRLEYGLWHGEDLGALGTVVDQLDTDAHALQQSFAQSQVDGNDLGLRAHEIVENALQFELTARTDYGSGTNLATARANLDGVQAVLDVLRPVLAPRFPQLSTVDSWMKRTEAVLDGARRADGSWTPVAQLGAQERQKINGDVAELTEQLAPIAAIAEPRRVS, from the coding sequence GTGCCGGGGTCTTTGCGTGCCCGCTGGGTGGTGGGGGCCGTCGGCGTGGTGCTGGTCGCGGGGATCGCCGTCGCGGTCTGGCCGGACGGCGCGTCGGCGCAGGATCCGGAGATCACCATTTCCCGCTCCTCCTGTGGTCAGGGCTGGACGGATCCTCGGCCGGGGGCCCAGACCTTCACCCTCCACAACACCGGTTCGGTGACCTCGGAGGTCGACCTGATCGACCCGGGCACCGGCGTCGTCTACGGCGAGGTGGAGGGGCTCGGCGCCGGGACCACCCGGCCGCTTCCGGTGACACTCGGTAACGGAAAGTACGCCTTCCGGTGCCTGCCGGAGGACGCATCGGCGATCGTCGGCCCGGTGAGCACGGTCAGTGGCGGCGCCGAGCGCGGCCCGGGTGTCGCGCCGGTGACCAGCAACGACCTGCTCCAGCCGCTCAAGACGTACCAGGCGCACGTGACGCAGGGGCTGGTCCAGCTGGTCGGCGACATCGCCCCGGTCAAGGACGCCGTGCACCGCGGCGATCGCGCCGGCGCCCAGACCGCCTGGCTCACCGCGCACCTGACCTACGAACGGCTCGGTGCCGCGTACGACGCGTTCGGCGACTCCGACGGCGCCCTCAACGGCACCACCGCAGGCCTGCCCGACGGCGTGTCCGACCCAGGGTTCACCGGCTTCCACCGGCTCGAATACGGGCTCTGGCACGGTGAGGACCTCGGCGCGCTCGGCACCGTCGTGGACCAGCTGGACACCGACGCGCACGCCCTGCAGCAGTCGTTCGCCCAGAGCCAGGTGGACGGCAACGACCTCGGCCTGCGCGCTCACGAGATCGTGGAGAACGCCCTGCAGTTCGAACTCACGGCCCGCACCGACTACGGCAGCGGCACGAACCTCGCCACGGCGCGCGCCAACCTCGACGGCGTCCAGGCCGTGCTCGACGTGCTGCGCCCGGTGCTCGCCCCGCGCTTCCCGCAACTGTCCACCGTGGACAGCTGGATGAAGCGCACCGAGGCGGTGCTCGACGGCGCCCGCCGCGCGGACGGCAGCTGGACGCCCGTCGCGCAGCTGGGCGCGCAGGAGCGTCAGAAGATCAACGGCGATGTCGCCGAGCTGACCGAGCAGCTGGCCCCGATCGCGGCCATCGCCGAGCCGAGGAGAGTTTCTTGA
- a CDS encoding VOC family protein — protein MTTPPGYHTVTPRMVVADVAAAVDFLVSVFAATAPAPAGGPVQVRLGDSLVLISSTDSRELFPAFLYVYVADVEATYARALAAGATSMEPPWDTPYGDFRAMVRDPSGNVFQLASPKDAGRKGSR, from the coding sequence ATGACCACCCCACCCGGCTACCACACCGTCACTCCCCGGATGGTGGTCGCCGACGTCGCGGCCGCCGTGGACTTCCTAGTCTCGGTCTTCGCCGCGACCGCCCCGGCGCCCGCCGGCGGCCCGGTCCAGGTCCGGCTCGGGGATTCACTGGTGCTGATCTCGTCGACGGACTCCCGTGAATTGTTCCCCGCCTTCCTGTACGTCTACGTCGCCGACGTCGAGGCCACCTACGCCCGCGCGCTGGCCGCGGGCGCGACCTCGATGGAGCCGCCATGGGACACCCCGTACGGCGATTTCCGCGCGATGGTGCGGGATCCGTCCGGGAACGTGTTCCAGCTGGCTTCACCGAAAGACGCCGGCCGAAAGGGCTCGCGCTGA
- a CDS encoding RraA family protein, protein MDNQELRRRFEGLTTAHLADACVRARLQVRCAPAGTRATTPGARVAGRVLPARHVGSVDVFLEAFAGSEPSDVLVVDNQGRLDESCVGDLVAIEAATAGVGGIVIWGLHRDTADLAAIGLPVFSLGSIPTGPLSVHTRPEDALECATVGTWTTTREDLVFGDEDGVLFVPGSEADEVFRLAESIRDTEHRQAGLIRGGTTLRAQVRFDDFLRQRAENPSLTFREHLRTVGGAVEE, encoded by the coding sequence ATGGACAACCAGGAACTCCGCCGCCGCTTCGAAGGGCTCACCACCGCGCACCTCGCCGACGCCTGTGTCCGGGCGCGGCTGCAGGTCCGGTGCGCGCCGGCCGGGACGAGGGCGACGACGCCGGGCGCGCGGGTGGCCGGCCGGGTGCTGCCCGCGCGGCACGTCGGGAGCGTGGACGTCTTCCTCGAGGCGTTCGCCGGCAGCGAGCCGAGCGACGTGCTCGTGGTGGACAACCAGGGCCGTCTCGACGAGAGCTGCGTCGGTGACCTCGTCGCGATCGAAGCGGCGACGGCGGGCGTCGGCGGCATCGTGATCTGGGGGCTGCACCGCGACACCGCCGACCTCGCCGCGATCGGGCTGCCCGTGTTCAGCCTCGGTTCGATCCCGACCGGTCCGCTGAGTGTCCACACGCGACCGGAGGACGCGCTCGAATGCGCCACGGTCGGCACGTGGACGACAACCCGCGAAGACCTCGTGTTCGGCGATGAAGACGGTGTGCTCTTCGTACCCGGCAGCGAGGCCGACGAGGTTTTCCGCCTCGCGGAGTCCATTCGCGACACCGAGCACCGCCAGGCCGGGCTCATCCGCGGCGGCACCACGCTCCGGGCGCAGGTGCGGTTCGACGACTTCCTCCGGCAGCGCGCGGAAAACCCCTCACTCACGTTCCGGGAGCACCTGCGCACGGTCGGTGGCGCCGTTGAGGAATGA